A genomic region of Marinitoga sp. 1197 contains the following coding sequences:
- a CDS encoding NAD(P)/FAD-dependent oxidoreductase: MKYKTDVVVIGGGAAGMAAAYRAKKEGVNVILLERDEDTGGVLNQCIHNGFGLQYFKRDLTGPEFKELAKEKLEDIEILYGTYVLEVKKDKKIIFVDRRGIHEIEMKALVMATGARERHFNSLPVPGKRITGVFTAGLAQRFINLENLKPGSKAVILGSGDIGLIMARRLTLEGIKVEAVLEIMPYPGGLERNIQQCLTDFNIPLYLSHTVTAIEGDRRLEKVIAAQVDYKWDPIPGTEKEFEVDTLITSVGLIPQTKPVDFVEADPGFLVSNTNQTSEEWIFAAGNCTVIFDLVDYVAKEGEKAGKYAALYAKGEYKKGKKVKVRKGENIGIIHPLYIDPTQESTLYIRVSKVFDRASIKVEPLGIEVIENEARPPEMVVIKIKPFDENINEIEVMADELISKLG, encoded by the coding sequence ATGAAATATAAAACAGATGTAGTTGTAATTGGTGGTGGTGCTGCTGGAATGGCAGCGGCATATAGAGCTAAAAAAGAGGGAGTAAACGTTATATTATTGGAAAGAGATGAAGACACCGGTGGTGTTTTAAATCAGTGTATACACAACGGTTTTGGTCTTCAATATTTTAAACGTGATTTAACAGGTCCTGAATTCAAAGAACTTGCAAAAGAAAAGCTTGAAGATATAGAAATATTATATGGTACTTATGTATTGGAAGTAAAAAAAGACAAAAAAATAATTTTTGTGGATAGAAGGGGAATACATGAAATTGAAATGAAAGCTTTGGTTATGGCAACTGGAGCAAGAGAAAGACATTTTAATTCATTACCTGTTCCTGGAAAAAGAATAACTGGTGTATTTACAGCAGGACTTGCACAGCGATTTATAAATCTTGAAAACTTAAAACCAGGTAGTAAAGCTGTAATTCTAGGTTCTGGAGATATAGGATTGATAATGGCAAGAAGATTAACCTTAGAAGGTATAAAAGTAGAAGCTGTTCTAGAAATTATGCCATATCCAGGTGGATTAGAGAGAAATATTCAACAATGTTTGACTGATTTCAACATACCATTATATTTATCTCATACTGTAACAGCTATTGAAGGAGATAGAAGACTGGAAAAAGTAATAGCTGCACAAGTTGATTATAAATGGGATCCAATACCAGGTACAGAAAAAGAGTTTGAAGTTGATACATTAATAACATCTGTAGGACTTATTCCACAAACAAAACCTGTAGATTTTGTTGAAGCTGATCCAGGATTTCTTGTTTCAAATACAAATCAAACAAGTGAAGAATGGATATTTGCAGCTGGTAATTGTACTGTAATATTTGACCTGGTTGATTATGTTGCAAAAGAAGGAGAAAAAGCTGGGAAATATGCAGCATTATATGCAAAGGGAGAATATAAAAAGGGGAAAAAAGTTAAAGTAAGAAAAGGTGAAAATATAGGAATTATTCATCCGTTATATATTGATCCAACCCAGGAATCAACTTTATATATAAGAGTATCAAAGGTTTTTGATAGAGCCAGTATAAAGGTAGAGCCGCTTGGGATAGAAGTAATAGAAAATGAAGCAAGACCTCCCGAAATGGTTGTAATAAAGATAAAACCTTTTGATGAAAATATAAATGAAATAGAGGTGATGGCAGATGAGCTCATCTCAAAACTTGGTTAA
- a CDS encoding ATP-binding response regulator: protein MKNIKFSTFFDIFLIIVFFIFLTISSISSKISLNILINNEIKKGEKLMELTEISVKDLINRWIDIFAIDLYTTPEFLNLKLQKADAVKSAYVFDNNFIITEIIKQDEKYLKKGFSVNYLKDICQNMLVNEYKILPFTFSVFSFSPAIAIVLKYSNDSYYIWILNDEFIKKEILKFVPEKTYVLFSIKDTVFLNTTPIDFSMINNEQDIKKILGNQYIITNRYFKIFDANIYYITSLKYIKDKLGLLNKYIRYITLFLLISFVLIFLLKREFISEMSAVLNWGSKWKPENDIKISKKTFYENIQISESFKNLMSRVNETIKELKETQEELIQSQKLETIGIMAGGFAHDFNNILAVLKTEVEMMKESQDFDEINESIQNIELAIKRAKNIIKQMLVFSKKGKTKYEYFNFKEFINSTFKLIKKGVPLNINLVLNNSINEDISIYGNSNQLMQVLLNIITNARDAVKSVEKPKIEINTSIIKNNEDAFLQIEIKDNGAGIPDEIRDKIFDPFFTTKGKGGTGLGLTIVSKIIKDHNGNIKIFSKFNEGTNFVITLPIQYKDKPLKNTKEKLKKSKIQSFKVLIVDDEKRLRKNIKKYLNKKKFKIIEASSVDEAIEIIKKDNEIDYIITDYMMPEKTGDYLVNFINQYNKDIKITVITGYLSDEVEKKLKKYNVKIILKPFEFEELLSIFDEY, encoded by the coding sequence ATGAAAAATATAAAATTTAGCACATTTTTTGATATTTTCTTGATAATTGTATTTTTTATATTTCTTACAATAAGTAGTATATCTTCAAAAATATCTCTGAACATTTTAATAAATAATGAAATAAAAAAAGGAGAAAAATTAATGGAATTAACAGAGATAAGCGTTAAAGATTTAATTAATAGATGGATAGATATATTCGCAATAGATCTATATACAACACCGGAATTTTTAAATCTGAAATTGCAAAAGGCTGATGCAGTAAAAAGCGCTTATGTTTTTGATAATAATTTTATTATAACCGAAATAATAAAACAAGACGAAAAGTATTTGAAAAAAGGTTTTTCCGTAAATTATTTAAAAGATATATGTCAAAATATGTTAGTGAATGAATATAAAATATTACCATTTACATTTTCTGTTTTTTCCTTTTCTCCGGCAATAGCTATTGTTCTAAAATATAGCAATGATAGTTATTATATCTGGATTTTAAATGATGAATTTATAAAAAAAGAAATATTAAAATTTGTTCCAGAAAAAACCTATGTGCTTTTTTCAATAAAAGATACAGTTTTTTTAAATACAACACCTATAGATTTTTCCATGATAAATAATGAACAGGATATAAAAAAAATTTTGGGAAATCAATATATTATAACCAATAGATATTTTAAAATATTTGATGCAAACATTTATTATATAACATCATTAAAATATATAAAAGATAAATTAGGTTTATTAAATAAATATATACGTTATATAACACTGTTTTTATTAATATCATTTGTATTGATTTTTTTATTAAAAAGAGAGTTTATATCTGAAATGTCAGCCGTTTTAAATTGGGGAAGTAAGTGGAAACCAGAAAATGATATAAAAATATCAAAAAAAACTTTTTATGAAAATATCCAAATTTCAGAATCTTTTAAAAATTTGATGAGTAGAGTTAATGAAACGATAAAAGAATTAAAAGAAACACAGGAAGAATTAATACAAAGTCAGAAATTGGAAACAATAGGTATTATGGCAGGTGGTTTTGCACACGATTTTAATAATATACTCGCAGTATTAAAAACTGAAGTCGAGATGATGAAAGAATCCCAAGATTTTGATGAAATTAATGAGTCTATTCAAAATATAGAACTTGCAATAAAGAGAGCTAAAAATATAATTAAACAGATGCTTGTTTTTTCCAAGAAAGGAAAAACAAAGTATGAATATTTTAATTTTAAAGAATTTATTAATTCTACATTTAAACTGATAAAAAAGGGAGTTCCTCTAAACATAAATTTAGTGTTAAATAACTCAATTAATGAAGATATAAGTATTTACGGTAATTCCAATCAATTAATGCAGGTATTATTAAATATAATAACAAATGCTCGTGATGCTGTAAAATCGGTGGAAAAACCTAAAATTGAAATAAATACTTCTATAATAAAAAATAATGAAGACGCATTTTTACAAATTGAAATAAAAGATAATGGAGCGGGAATACCAGATGAAATAAGAGATAAAATATTTGATCCATTTTTTACTACAAAAGGAAAAGGTGGGACAGGACTTGGTCTTACGATAGTTTCAAAAATAATAAAAGATCATAATGGCAATATTAAAATATTTTCAAAATTCAATGAAGGAACTAATTTTGTTATTACACTACCTATTCAGTATAAGGATAAACCATTAAAAAATACTAAAGAAAAGTTGAAAAAAAGCAAGATTCAAAGTTTTAAAGTATTAATAGTTGACGATGAAAAAAGATTGAGAAAAAATATAAAAAAGTATCTTAATAAAAAAAAGTTTAAAATTATTGAAGCATCTTCTGTAGATGAGGCTATAGAAATAATAAAAAAAGATAATGAGATAGATTATATAATAACAGATTATATGATGCCAGAGAAAACAGGTGATTATTTAGTAAATTTTATAAATCAATACAATAAAGATATAAAAATAACAGTAATTACAGGATATTTATCAGATGAAGTAGAAAAGAAATTAAAAAAATATAATGTAAAAATAATATTAAAACCTTTTGAGTTTGAAGAACTATTATCAATATTCGATGAATATTAG
- a CDS encoding NAD(P)/FAD-dependent oxidoreductase, protein MINLIAVIGGGIVGTLIARELNKYVEDVWLFEAKTNFGMGVTKSNSAILHGGYDDPPGSLRAQLCYKGNQLYTQLQKDLNFDLKRVGSHVVAIEDEETKYIYNLLKKAEKNGVKEIRIIEKLELLEMEKNINPKAKRSLFCEIAGIFDPWIVAIQAAKSVRVNGGRTLIKKRLVEVEKKNGKFLLKFQDKSEYFADLVINAAGLYADEIAKMFGDEVPEIFPVKGEYFLLSKDYQYVNSVIFPVPTGISKGCLVLPTVDGGYLVGPNANRVVSKNDTATTKDGLNEIREKGMKLVPNLNFRRHLVKTFAGLRPETDKKDFYINVGKSGAIHVSGIRSPGLTAAPAIAEYVVEYLIQEKIGLNLYKRENYISKIERTPHLVHIEREKWNEIIQQNPDAGEMVCHCNKVTKKEIIDAINNGAKTLDDIKFMTRASFGECQGGFCTAKILKILAEYTNRDPREITQNEDGTWIVNAKVRI, encoded by the coding sequence GTGATTAATTTGATTGCTGTAATAGGAGGGGGAATTGTAGGCACGCTTATAGCCAGAGAATTGAATAAATATGTAGAAGACGTATGGCTTTTCGAGGCAAAAACGAATTTTGGAATGGGTGTAACAAAATCCAATTCTGCAATATTACATGGAGGATATGATGATCCACCAGGAAGCTTGAGAGCTCAATTATGTTACAAAGGAAATCAATTATATACTCAATTACAGAAAGATTTGAATTTTGATTTGAAAAGAGTAGGTTCTCATGTTGTTGCCATTGAAGATGAAGAAACAAAATATATATACAACCTCCTTAAAAAGGCGGAAAAAAATGGTGTAAAAGAGATTCGAATTATTGAGAAATTGGAATTACTAGAAATGGAAAAAAACATAAATCCTAAAGCAAAAAGATCGTTGTTTTGTGAAATAGCAGGTATTTTTGATCCATGGATAGTAGCAATACAAGCAGCTAAATCTGTAAGGGTTAATGGTGGAAGAACTTTAATAAAAAAAAGATTGGTAGAAGTTGAAAAGAAAAATGGTAAGTTTTTATTGAAATTTCAGGATAAATCAGAATATTTTGCAGATTTAGTTATAAATGCAGCAGGATTATATGCCGATGAAATAGCTAAAATGTTTGGTGATGAAGTTCCTGAAATATTTCCAGTAAAAGGTGAATACTTTTTACTATCAAAAGACTATCAATATGTTAATTCTGTAATATTTCCTGTACCAACTGGAATTTCAAAAGGATGTCTTGTATTGCCAACAGTTGATGGAGGATATTTGGTAGGTCCTAATGCAAATAGAGTAGTATCGAAAAACGATACCGCTACAACGAAAGATGGATTAAATGAAATAAGAGAAAAAGGAATGAAATTAGTACCCAATCTTAATTTTAGGAGACATCTTGTAAAAACATTTGCAGGATTAAGACCTGAAACAGATAAAAAAGATTTTTATATTAACGTTGGAAAAAGTGGAGCTATACATGTTTCAGGAATAAGATCGCCGGGTTTGACTGCTGCTCCCGCAATAGCTGAATATGTAGTTGAATATTTAATACAGGAAAAAATAGGCTTGAATCTGTATAAAAGGGAAAATTATATATCAAAAATTGAAAGAACACCGCATTTGGTTCATATTGAAAGGGAAAAATGGAATGAGATAATACAACAAAATCCTGATGCAGGAGAAATGGTGTGTCATTGTAATAAGGTTACAAAAAAAGAAATAATAGATGCCATTAATAATGGAGCAAAAACGTTAGATGATATTAAGTTTATGACAAGAGCATCTTTTGGGGAATGCCAAGGAGGTTTTTGTACAGCAAAGATTTTAAAGATACTGGCAGAATATACCAACAGAGATCCAAGAGAAATAACTCAAAATGAAGATGGAACATGGATTGTGAATGCGAAGGTGAGAATATGA
- a CDS encoding ABC transporter substrate-binding protein — protein MKKKLIMFFFVFFIIVLIISCNKEPIKVGVITALSGKSSSSGKSLINALNLFIKENNLRNELEIIPSDDSWDNNNMEKAYTFLKNKKIKYIIFGTTSTSFNKVYRKLKEDNILGLVISATAPKFKNENDRVIRTIQDTEKEQKSIAEFLNSRKIDDLYIILDVSNPEYTKIALQYFSTYFKGKINVLSVNFKEENYLDIIKNNYNQKYQNVYIIAGLIGETGLTIQQLKTINKNVNIILVPWTRSKGLEISTGTYLNNVILPSHYPFNYSNNFKDFYDKYYKEYHEDPALHSYLGYEIIQIFYEAYKKSNKSPEKIEKFITNNTFKTIFGTIKFDKYGETDKHMYFGIYKNNKWIDITNILR, from the coding sequence ATGAAAAAGAAATTGATTATGTTTTTCTTTGTGTTTTTTATAATAGTATTAATTATTTCATGTAATAAAGAACCTATAAAAGTAGGAGTTATTACAGCACTTTCAGGAAAATCATCATCGTCTGGAAAATCATTGATTAATGCATTAAATCTTTTTATAAAAGAAAATAATCTAAGAAATGAATTGGAGATAATTCCTTCTGATGATAGTTGGGATAATAATAATATGGAAAAAGCATATACATTTTTAAAAAATAAAAAGATTAAGTATATAATATTTGGAACAACATCAACATCTTTTAATAAAGTATATAGAAAACTAAAGGAAGATAATATTTTAGGTTTAGTTATATCTGCAACAGCACCAAAATTTAAGAATGAAAATGATAGAGTAATAAGAACCATTCAAGATACAGAAAAAGAGCAAAAATCCATTGCTGAATTTCTAAATAGTAGAAAAATAGACGATTTATATATAATATTAGACGTATCTAATCCAGAATATACAAAAATAGCTTTACAATATTTTTCCACTTATTTTAAAGGGAAAATTAATGTACTTTCAGTGAATTTTAAAGAAGAGAATTATCTCGATATAATAAAAAATAATTATAATCAAAAATATCAAAATGTATATATTATAGCCGGGTTAATAGGCGAAACAGGGTTAACAATACAGCAATTAAAAACTATAAATAAAAACGTTAATATTATTCTTGTTCCATGGACGAGAAGTAAAGGTCTTGAAATATCTACAGGAACCTATTTGAATAATGTGATTTTACCATCTCATTATCCGTTTAATTATTCTAATAATTTTAAAGATTTTTATGATAAATACTATAAAGAGTATCATGAAGATCCAGCATTGCATTCATATCTTGGATATGAAATTATACAAATATTTTATGAGGCATATAAAAAATCAAACAAATCACCAGAAAAAATAGAAAAATTTATTACAAATAACACATTTAAAACCATATTTGGAACAATAAAATTTGATAAATATGGAGAGACAGACAAACATATGTATTTTGGAATATATAAAAACAATAAATGGATAGATATAACCAATATTTTAAGGTGA
- a CDS encoding DUF1667 domain-containing protein, which produces MSSSQNLVKELTCVRCPLGCKVKIEYTKELKILEVSGNKCPRGREYAIQEISDPHRILVTSVKVKNGKYLLASVKTSEAIPLRLFDEAMKIIEKLEVEAPVKKGDVIMNNFLNTKANLIITRSVERL; this is translated from the coding sequence ATGAGCTCATCTCAAAACTTGGTTAAAGAACTTACATGTGTAAGATGTCCCTTAGGTTGTAAAGTTAAAATCGAATACACAAAAGAACTAAAAATATTGGAAGTTTCTGGAAACAAATGCCCCAGAGGTAGAGAGTATGCTATTCAAGAAATAAGTGACCCACATAGAATTTTAGTAACAAGTGTAAAAGTAAAAAATGGGAAATATTTGCTGGCCTCTGTAAAAACATCTGAAGCTATACCATTGAGATTATTTGATGAAGCTATGAAAATAATAGAAAAATTAGAAGTTGAAGCTCCTGTTAAAAAAGGCGATGTTATAATGAATAATTTTCTAAATACTAAGGCTAACCTTATTATTACCCGAAGTGTTGAAAGGTTGTGA
- a CDS encoding fibronectin type III domain-containing protein encodes MKKIIEIFLLIIFISLISTAFSNIIWEISPYNFEVIDYNKNLTLSWSLDKKANYYSIYFGENKKNLKLIYNGEKTEYTIKELKPNKNYYWKIKVYTDNEIIESEIFKFYLQLKKPEIKDVFPNFQYNIDSKNVKFSWKIDYSIKYNIEFILYKNDIKVIDKQINTNTYIMNLSPGTKYKWYLKLKDKFNNKYIFGPYIFSTKPHEFIMSIKNRIYKIKTYGDYIEKTLLYNSEYKIEKIQKYENFIILKTKNGIDIIHKTGRVTSKIDIKNILDFFVEKKDKELLLYIVDGESLRVFDITNPYYPFLKKRIIGKFASISANENSIILLMKSKILLMNKKFKIYYQKNLEKPKKIIYNDNKTLIILSADKLIKFNYKNNILYFDRELNFSGIIDYSVYKKKIAFLTINNEIYIYDTDFHLINYRYFTEKIEKIKLYTDYIYKISEELKIIDIVCLKSFK; translated from the coding sequence ATGAAAAAAATAATAGAGATATTTTTATTAATAATATTTATATCTTTAATATCCACAGCATTTTCTAATATAATATGGGAAATAAGTCCATACAACTTTGAAGTAATAGACTATAATAAAAATTTGACCTTATCGTGGAGTTTAGATAAAAAAGCGAACTATTATAGCATATATTTTGGAGAGAATAAAAAAAACTTAAAATTAATATATAATGGTGAGAAAACTGAATATACAATAAAAGAATTAAAACCCAATAAAAATTATTATTGGAAAATAAAAGTTTATACAGATAATGAAATTATAGAATCAGAAATATTTAAATTTTATCTTCAATTAAAAAAACCAGAAATAAAAGATGTATTTCCAAATTTTCAATACAATATAGATTCAAAAAATGTAAAATTTAGTTGGAAAATAGATTATTCTATAAAATATAATATTGAATTTATTTTATACAAAAACGATATCAAAGTTATTGATAAGCAGATAAATACAAATACATATATTATGAATCTATCTCCAGGTACAAAATATAAGTGGTATTTGAAACTAAAGGATAAATTTAATAACAAATATATATTTGGACCATATATATTTTCAACAAAGCCACATGAATTCATTATGAGTATTAAAAACAGAATCTATAAAATAAAAACATATGGAGATTATATAGAAAAAACTTTATTATATAATTCTGAATATAAAATTGAAAAAATTCAAAAATATGAAAATTTTATTATATTAAAAACAAAAAATGGTATAGATATTATACATAAAACAGGAAGAGTTACTTCTAAAATTGACATTAAAAATATATTGGATTTTTTCGTAGAAAAAAAAGATAAAGAATTATTATTATACATAGTAGATGGAGAATCTCTTAGAGTTTTTGATATAACAAATCCATATTATCCATTCTTAAAAAAGCGTATTATAGGAAAGTTTGCATCAATTTCAGCAAATGAAAATTCAATAATATTATTGATGAAAAGTAAGATACTATTAATGAATAAAAAATTCAAAATATATTATCAAAAAAATCTGGAAAAACCAAAAAAAATAATATATAATGATAATAAAACACTTATTATCTTATCCGCAGATAAACTAATAAAATTTAATTATAAAAATAATATATTATATTTTGATAGAGAATTGAATTTTTCTGGAATAATTGATTACAGCGTATATAAAAAGAAAATAGCTTTTTTGACTATAAATAATGAAATATATATATATGATACAGACTTTCACTTGATTAATTATAGATATTTTACAGAAAAAATAGAAAAAATAAAACTTTATACAGATTATATTTATAAAATATCCGAAGAATTAAAAATTATAGATATAGTGTGTCTAAAAAGTTTCAAATGA
- the ruvC gene encoding crossover junction endodeoxyribonuclease RuvC has translation MRILGIDPGYGRIGFGIIDKDGNNFKLVDFGVIETNKKSDLNSRLLEIFDGINDLISKYSPDESAVESLFFFKNVKTAIQVGEARGVILLTLQKNNIPIFEYTPYQVKQAITGYGRAEKGQIQRMLKVVFNLKKNPTPDDAADALAIAFCHGNYRIIK, from the coding sequence ATGAGAATTTTAGGAATAGACCCTGGATATGGACGGATCGGATTTGGGATTATCGATAAAGATGGAAATAATTTTAAATTAGTTGATTTTGGGGTAATTGAAACAAATAAAAAATCCGATTTAAATTCCAGATTGTTGGAAATATTTGATGGAATAAATGATCTAATATCAAAATACAGTCCGGACGAATCAGCTGTTGAAAGTCTGTTTTTTTTCAAAAATGTAAAAACAGCTATTCAGGTTGGGGAGGCTCGGGGAGTAATCTTACTCACTTTACAAAAAAATAATATACCTATTTTTGAATATACTCCGTATCAAGTAAAACAGGCTATTACCGGATATGGTCGTGCAGAAAAAGGACAAATTCAAAGAATGTTAAAGGTTGTTTTTAATTTGAAGAAAAATCCCACTCCCGATGATGCAGCTGATGCACTTGCTATTGCTTTTTGCCATGGTAATTATAGAATCATAAAATAA
- a CDS encoding HD-GYP domain-containing protein: MSKLKVLVADDEESVRNSLVRLLKRWGYDVIQASDGREVLDLIIHGDSFFSLENNNIPNFIILDLKMPGIDGFSVLEKISKSFIERKPYIIVLSGIEDTDSIVKALNLGADDYMTKPFEIHELKARLKAAERHHVLEIKDSFILMLTKITEFKSFETGKHIERVQKFTVLLAKEYFKIKNMGNNISFLYELYHASPLHDIGKLLITDKILSKPGPLSYEEFEIMKKHTIYGAKMIEDAMKKSFDFAHFKIIYEVVKFHHERWDGKGYPDGLIKEEIPLSARLVSLCDTYDAITSDRVYKKAQSHEFAISEIRKGKGTQFDPDVVDAFLNIESNFLKLKNLING, encoded by the coding sequence ATGTCTAAGTTAAAAGTATTAGTTGCAGATGATGAGGAGAGCGTAAGAAATAGTTTAGTTAGATTACTTAAAAGATGGGGTTATGATGTAATTCAAGCATCTGATGGAAGAGAAGTTCTTGATCTGATAATACATGGAGATTCATTTTTTTCTTTGGAAAATAATAATATTCCTAATTTTATTATATTAGATTTAAAAATGCCGGGAATAGATGGTTTTTCTGTTCTTGAGAAGATATCGAAAAGTTTTATTGAAAGAAAACCTTATATTATTGTATTGAGTGGTATTGAAGATACCGATAGCATTGTAAAAGCTCTGAATCTTGGTGCAGATGATTATATGACAAAGCCATTTGAAATACACGAATTGAAAGCCAGATTGAAAGCTGCTGAAAGGCATCATGTTCTTGAAATAAAAGATTCATTTATATTAATGCTTACAAAGATAACTGAATTTAAATCTTTCGAAACAGGAAAACATATAGAAAGAGTTCAAAAATTTACAGTATTATTGGCAAAAGAATATTTTAAAATAAAAAATATGGGAAATAATATTTCATTTTTATATGAATTATATCATGCATCTCCATTACATGATATAGGAAAATTATTGATAACAGATAAAATATTGTCCAAGCCCGGCCCTTTATCCTATGAAGAATTTGAAATAATGAAAAAGCACACAATATATGGAGCAAAAATGATAGAAGATGCAATGAAGAAAAGCTTTGATTTTGCACATTTTAAAATTATATATGAAGTGGTAAAATTTCATCATGAAAGATGGGATGGGAAAGGTTATCCTGATGGTTTAATTAAAGAAGAAATTCCATTATCTGCAAGATTAGTTTCATTATGTGATACATATGATGCGATTACTTCAGATAGAGTATACAAAAAAGCTCAAAGTCATGAATTTGCAATAAGCGAAATAAGAAAAGGAAAAGGAACACAATTTGATCCTGATGTTGTAGATGCTTTTTTAAATATAGAATCAAATTTTTTGAAATTAAAAAATTTGATTAATGGTTAA
- a CDS encoding rod shape-determining protein, protein MRSNIGIDLGTANTLVYVKGKGIVVNEPSVIAIEKDTKEILTVGKEAKRMIGKTPANIIAVRPLKDGVIADYNTALAMLKYFISSSVGSFTFLKPTVVVGVPTDATEVERNALHKATLDAGAGKAFLIEESMATAIGVGLNVEEPSGSMVVDIGGGTTEIAVISLGNIVLSKSIRIAGDELDEAIISYVKDKTGLLIGERTAERIKKRIGNTWPNEEYDNEEIEIIGRDILSGLPRNITLKGYEIREAIDNPVFKIVEQIKLTVEETPPELLTDIVMKGIYLSGGGALLRGLKELIEYETKIKVIVAEDPLTAVARGAGMVLDKVKILENLSKLQK, encoded by the coding sequence ATGAGATCAAATATAGGAATAGATTTAGGAACTGCTAATACTTTGGTATATGTAAAAGGAAAAGGCATTGTTGTTAATGAGCCATCTGTTATTGCCATTGAAAAAGATACAAAAGAAATTTTAACAGTTGGTAAAGAAGCTAAAAGAATGATAGGAAAAACTCCTGCAAATATTATAGCTGTAAGACCTTTAAAAGATGGTGTTATTGCTGATTATAATACAGCTTTAGCTATGTTGAAATATTTTATAAGCTCTTCTGTTGGCTCTTTTACTTTTCTTAAACCAACCGTTGTTGTAGGCGTTCCAACTGATGCTACTGAAGTTGAAAGAAATGCTTTACATAAAGCTACTTTAGATGCCGGAGCTGGAAAAGCATTTTTAATTGAAGAATCCATGGCAACGGCTATTGGAGTTGGATTGAATGTTGAAGAACCTTCAGGAAGTATGGTTGTAGATATTGGTGGCGGTACAACAGAAATTGCCGTAATTTCTCTGGGGAATATTGTTCTTTCAAAATCAATTAGAATTGCAGGCGATGAACTTGATGAAGCTATAATAAGTTATGTAAAGGATAAAACTGGCCTTTTAATTGGCGAAAGAACTGCTGAAAGAATTAAAAAAAGAATCGGAAATACCTGGCCAAATGAAGAATATGATAATGAAGAAATTGAAATTATAGGTCGAGATATTTTATCTGGTCTTCCAAGAAATATTACATTAAAAGGATATGAAATAAGAGAAGCAATTGATAATCCTGTTTTTAAGATTGTCGAACAAATTAAATTAACAGTTGAAGAAACTCCCCCAGAATTATTAACAGATATTGTGATGAAAGGAATTTATTTGTCCGGTGGAGGTGCTTTATTAAGAGGGTTAAAAGAATTAATTGAATATGAAACAAAAATCAAGGTTATTGTTGCAGAAGACCCTTTAACAGCTGTTGCTAGAGGTGCTGGTATGGTATTAGACAAAGTAAAAATACTGGAAAATTTATCGAAATTACAAAAATAA